The Mastacembelus armatus chromosome 13, fMasArm1.2, whole genome shotgun sequence DNA segment gtccacacacacacacacacacacacacacacacacacactcaaacactgTCCTGAGGGAATTATGAGGCGGACCCTGTCCTTTGcgccacacaaacacacatgcacacacacacccacacacccacaatACAGTGTATATAAAGGGCTGGGCCCTTGAACTCTCTCAGTTCAGCAAACAGACCCAAAGGCAAACTGCTCCTTCCACTCAACACCAGTCAAAAATGCCTGCAGACTACAATGGACGCTGGGAGATGGTTAGCAATGAAAACTTTGAGGAATTCATGAAGGCCCTGGGTAAGTTTGGCTCTCACTGACAGTTTGCAACCCTCATTAGAAACATGCCTCAATTAGAGGCTACGCTTAAAAATGTAAAGCAAGCAGGGAGGAGTGagacagcagcagagtgagTGAGGGTGAGCGAGACAAAGAGGAGTTATGTGGCACTGCTTCATTTCCTCATTGAGCGGCTGTCGGGCCAAGTTAACCTCCACTCTATGAGCGGTTACTGTGCCAAATAAATATTGATTCGgtcttttctgcattttcatcCTCCTGATCTGCAGAAAAGCAGGACGGATTCCAACCCTGGATCAGGCAGTGGAGCAGCTCGTCACTTCAAAaccaagaataaaaaaaaagagcactGCAGCTGGCTCTTCTTTTGACGCATCATTGATCAGGCCCAGAAACACTTTCATTATTCACAGCTCTATCTGGAATTCATCAATTCATAAAACAACCCAGCTACAGTCCACTCACACAAAGTCCGGGAAATCCTGAATACATTCACCTCATTTTGCACTGAGTGAATAAGGAAATGACATCCTCAGGGAAGTGGGTCAGAAATATAATTTAGATGGGTAAATATAGGAGCCTCATCTATAAGAGTGATGGAAAGAAATTGAATCTTCACTTTAGGGCAAATGGGATATGAATATCTAAACGGCCAGGATGGGTGGTTCATGTCACAAAGGCCAAATGTTGAAATGGGTGAGAAACTCATTTAGGCCTCTCCTCTAACTGAGAGGCAGGTATTTTTATAGGGTAAATGAGACTGTCAGGGCGTCAGCAGGGGAGGAATCATAATAAGTGTCCTGTGGTGTCGTTTGCtttggtgtgtatgtgcacataagGATTAAGTCAGCACATAAAACCAGAATGAGAATCTTCCTTCCACAGGCCGTAAGACCgaggactgactgactgtctccAGCACTAAatcctgttctttttttatcacATGCTTGCAGATATTGACTTCGCCACCAGAAAGATAGCGTCCCACCTGCATCAGACAAAGGTGATCGTCCAGAACGGAGACAAATTTGAAACAAAGACCCTGAGCACCTTCAGAAACTACGAGGTCAACTTCACCGTGGGAGAGGAGTTTGAGGAGCACACAAAAGGCCTGGACAACAGGAAGGTCATGGTAGGAATGTTTTCTGAATCcctttattgttatttattattagtggTCTTGTTCTGACTGATAGAAACATCATCATATACACTCTGTCCATTTCTTTGCATGGTGAAATAACAGACACTGGTTACCTGGGATGGGGAcaagctgctgtgtgttcagaAGGGGGAGAAGGAAAATCGTGGCTGGAAACACTGGATCGAAGGAGACTTACTACACCTGGTGAGAGAAAGCACAAGACACGGGATGACACGTACGACACAAGCGTAAAATaagattttgacatttttgctggGAAATGAAATCTTCCTGTGTGACCTGTGCACAGCTGCACGTCAGGCCagttgcaaaagaaaaagaccTTCCTCTGTCTTTAGCTGCTTTATGAAATCTTTCTCAGCCTTTATAAAGATCCTACTGATTTGCCTCTTATCTTTAGGCAAAAACAATGAACAGATAATGAATCACTATCTGAGATACATGGATCTGAGCTCAGCCGGTTTATGGAACTAAAAGGAGATATGTGTTGCATCATGCTGGACTCGGTTTAAAGGTCTTCAACTTGTCTTTCAGGAAATCACGGTGCTTGACAAAGTCTGCCACCAAGTATTTAAGAGGACTCAGTAACATCAAGAAAACTTTGTCTGCACAAAACTGTCAATTGTTGCATGTTGCTGTGTATTTATAATGTAATTGTGAAACCTATaacaaataaattgttttattcaATTAATTTGTtattgaaatgtgtgtttaatgaTGTAGAATCACATAAAGACATATCctctaataaaataaaaaagtcagaATCAGATAAAGTCTTATCTTCACTAGGTCACATTTGCTTTATTGAACCTGATTAAGACTCAGAATTAGCAGGTTGTTTAAATGAAGCCTGTATTGTTTGGACACTagaacatattcacacacatgtTCTGCTTCTCTGGCACAACTTGAGCTGCTCCCACAGGAAACTTTGGAGAATCCATGTCCCTGTGTCAGGTCAGATAGTGGAAGAGGGATTTAAACTGGAAATAGCCTATttaccttcaaaataaaggcctTGAATTCATAGGTATAAAaccacagaataaaacaaaattgaaaatgtatcatctatttattataaattattacattactcatatatgtattttgtatatatcatgtattttcatttacaaatatacagtaagtaTTTTACATTGTATTACATTAAGCTATATTTATTTCAGCGCTTATATGAACCTTTGTCCTATTTGCACCATAGAGTTTTTAATGATGTTCTCCATCTGGTGTTTGTATAGttaacataaaaatgttattattatataacaGTGCTAACTGTGTATAGATACAGAGAGAGTGGCTGGAAGCTTGAGTCTAATGTCTTGAATGGATGATAAATatcacagcttttattttttctacatTATTCCCTCTTTATGCACCTCTAAATATTAGTTTATATAGGCTGTAGTTTCAGCAGTCACATTTCAGGCATTAGATAGTGTATTAAAGAACAACACCACTCCTCTCACTATGATATAGGAACATCTGAGATCCACAGAGTCAGTGAATAATCTCAGTAATTGTTATTCAACTTTAAACTGCAAACAGCTCTTCCAGTTGTTAAAATCCATAaaccataaaaaacaaatccatgCACCTCATCCTCAGGCAGGGAGATGGCAGCCATGTCCACGGACCCCAGTGGGAAGGTCATGGCAGCCATGTCCACAGACCCCAGTGGGAAGGTCATGGCAGCCATGTCCACAGACCCCAGTGGGAAGGTCATGGCAGCCATGTCCACGGACCCCAGTGGGAAGGTCACGTGAACTCGCCATGCTGAGGTGCAGCAGGTCAACTTCAAGGCCATAGGAGAGACTGAGgtcagggagggagagaagctGGTCATCAAAGACATGAGCAGCTGTGAGATCTACCTGTGGGCCTGCGTTGATTTGTCCACAATATTTAGTGACAGATTTTTATTTGACGTATTTCATCACTCGGAGCATTTCTAAATGTGTTTGCACAGCTGTTTATGAGCGATGGCTGTAATTGGAAGGGGTCATGACAGACTACCTGCATGCTTCCTAactttgtttgctgtgtttcgtgtctttgtgtatttgtaaatgtgcagtGGTGCGTGGACATGGGGAGTATTTCCTTTATACCTCCATGACGCTGAGGAACAACAGCTTGGGATCAGCTCTTGGGCTTTTTCTGAGGATATGATTCCTCATTAAATGTGATGAGAGTGAACAACTTTCCAATCAGGTCAGGTCCATGATAGTTGACATTATATATCAGGTACATCACATCATATTAGTTATTTAAGAACCAGACTCAGCTGTTATGTTGGAGGAGAAACCATCACCACTGACCACATGCACAGGTTCAACGCATTAACAAATGTGGACTTAGAAAATATATAAGCCTCTCAGTTTATTCATAAagtgcaggagcagcagcacaaaAACTAGTGTGTCCCAGCACCTGCACATTGGAAATCTCCTTAATGTCAGATCAGTCTTTGATATCAATTCCTAtcctgaaaattaaaaatactagaaaatatctttaaaatagtgccttaaagatgtttttttatcaAGTGGAAGACATCTGCATCTATGCATCAGCTTGGCTGGATCCCCGAGGACAACTCAGAGCCAAGGAGCTAAATGTCAtcagctcctcctgctgcagctgccatGAGGACGGACTTTATCATGACGGACAAAGTTGTGCCTGCAGTCCCTAAGGATCAGAGGATCAGAGGATCAGAGGATCAGAGGATCAGAGGATCAGGGAAGCACACTTCTTGGAGAAACAGGTATATTTTCCCTCCAAACT contains these protein-coding regions:
- the rbp2a gene encoding retinol-binding protein 2a encodes the protein MPADYNGRWEMVSNENFEEFMKALDIDFATRKIASHLHQTKVIVQNGDKFETKTLSTFRNYEVNFTVGEEFEEHTKGLDNRKVMTLVTWDGDKLLCVQKGEKENRGWKHWIEGDLLHLEITVLDKVCHQVFKRTQ